The following is a genomic window from Patescibacteria group bacterium.
TTTAAAACGCTAGCATCAAACTAGCGTTTTTTGATAATAAAAAAAGAGCCAATAATAGCTCTATGAAATCCTACGCAAAAGTTCATTCGCAATATTTTGGTTAGCTGCCAAAATAACAGGCGTTTGTGCATTAAACACATACTCGTATTGTCCAAGATCTTTTCCAGAAAAATCAACTGCAACTCCACCTGCAGCCTTTACCAACAAGTAACCAGCACCAAGTTCATGTTGCTTTTGCCGATCACAGATAAATGCAACAGCACTACCAGAAGAGACCATCGCCATTTCATAAGCAGCAGAACCAGGATTCCTCAACCAACCTTTGCATCCAGAGAACATCTTCAATAATAGATTACGATTTTCAGGATAATACATTTCGCCAAAAACAATCATTGATCCCAGATCAAGATTTGGCCGTTTATCTGTAAAAGCAGTAAAACAACCAATTTTCGCTTTTAGCACTCCATCATCGTCAAAATATGCACACCAAAGATCGTCAGAACGATGAT
Proteins encoded in this region:
- a CDS encoding inositol monophosphatase family protein; amino-acid sequence: MGRSPASIVLECLFSASLTIKGLEGGNEVVKLGEGFGSLGDDTEIKADRLIGDAIMKLLLTDNDVQRITIEGMPDYSHAEQRKYWVCVDPLDGSLNYGSKMMTIGLPYTTCVTVLSKCSNATFADIIACGVIDHRSDDLWCAYFDDDGVLKAKIGCFTAFTDKRPNLDLGSMIVFGEMYYPENRNLLLKMFSGCKGWLRNPGSAAYEMAMVSSGSAVAFICDRQKQHELGAGYLLVKAAGGVAVDFSGKDLGQYEYVFNAQTPVILAANQNIANELLRRIS